A window from Symbiopectobacterium purcellii encodes these proteins:
- the mukB gene encoding chromosome partition protein MukB, whose product MIERGKFRSLTLVNWNGFFARTFDLDELVTTLSGGNGAGKSTTMAAFITALIPDLTLLHFRNTTEAGATSGSRDKGLHGKLRAGVCYATLDVVNSRHQRVLVGVRLQQVAGRDKKVDIKPFAIQGLPTTLQPTQVLTQSLGERQVRVLTLQELKERVEEMEGVLFKQFNSITDYHALMFDLGVVPRRLRSASDRSKFYRLIEASLYGGISSAITRSLRDYLLPENSGVRKAFQDMEAALRENRMTLEAIRVTQSDRDLFKHLISEATSYVAADYMRHANERRVHLDGALALRHDLFGSRKQLVHEQYRHVEMARELAEQTDAESDLETDHQAASDHLNLVQTALRQQEKIERYDGDLEELRSRLEEQDIVVEEAREQLEENDARAQAAEQEVDELKSQLADYQQALDVQQTRAIQYQQAQQALERARTLCQLPDLTADNADEWLETFHAREQEATEVLLQLEQTLSVSDAAHNQFEQAYQLVCKIVGNVSRSDAWQAAREVLRDSTSQRYQAERVHPLRGRLAELEQRLREQQEAERLLQEFGKRYGQSCEPEDLDSLQQELELKIETLSALVAEAGERRLALRQELEQVQQHIQTLTARAPVWLAAQEALTQLSEQSGATFADGQEVTAHLQQLLEREREITVERDEVAARKRHIDDQIERLSQPGGAEDPRMAALAERFGGVLLSEIYDDVTLDDAPYYSALYGPSRHGIVVADLSLVREQLEGLEDCPEDLYLIEGDPQSFDDSVFAVEELQKAVVVKIADRQWRYSRFPEVPLFGRAARENRLESLRDEREALAEQYATLSFDVQKTQRLHQAFSRFIGSHLAIAFDNDPEAALRPLNSRRGELDRAISNFDAENQQQRQQYDQAKECVSLLNRLIPRVSLLCDDSLQDRVEEIRDELDAAEESAHFITQHGASLVKLEPLVAVLQSDPQQHEQLRAQYTQAQSAQRQAKQQAFALTEVVQRRPHFSYSDSADMLGENADLNDKLRQRLDQAEAERTRSREQLRQQQAQLTQYSQVQASLRSAHDAKNEMHKELIQELQEIGVRADADAEARARTRRDELHAALSANRTRRNQLEKQITFCEAEMDGLQKKLRKVERDYHQMREQVVTAKAGWCAVMRLVKDNGVECRLHRRELAYMDADELRSMSDKALGALRLAVSDNEHLRDVLRASEDPKRPERKVQFYIAVYQHLRERIRQDIIRTDDPVEAIEQMEIELNRLTEELTAREKMLAISSKSVANIIRKTIQREQNRIRMLNQGLQAVAFGQVKSVRLNVNVRETHTTLLNVLSEQQEMHQDLFSSNRLTFSEALAKLYQRLNPEVDMGQRTPQTIGEELLDYRNYLEMEVEVNRGADGWLRAESGALSTGEAIGTGMSILVMVVQSWEDESKRLRGKDIIPCRLLFLDEAARLDAKSIATLFELCDRLEMQLLIAAPENISPEKGTTYKLVRKVFQNQEHVHVVGLRGFGSESEAPQVQAS is encoded by the coding sequence ATGATTGAACGCGGTAAATTTCGCTCACTGACGCTGGTCAACTGGAACGGTTTTTTTGCTCGGACGTTCGATTTGGACGAACTGGTTACCACCCTATCCGGCGGTAACGGCGCGGGGAAATCGACGACCATGGCAGCCTTTATCACCGCGCTGATCCCCGATCTGACGCTACTGCATTTCCGTAATACCACTGAGGCGGGGGCCACCAGTGGCTCACGCGATAAGGGGTTGCACGGTAAGCTGCGCGCTGGCGTGTGTTATGCCACGTTGGACGTCGTCAACTCCCGCCATCAACGCGTGTTAGTAGGGGTGCGTCTGCAACAGGTTGCCGGACGTGATAAAAAGGTCGATATCAAACCCTTCGCCATTCAAGGGTTGCCCACCACGTTGCAGCCGACGCAGGTGCTGACCCAGTCATTGGGGGAGCGTCAGGTGCGGGTGTTGACGTTGCAAGAACTGAAAGAGCGTGTGGAGGAGATGGAGGGGGTACTGTTTAAACAGTTCAACTCCATTACCGATTACCATGCGCTGATGTTTGATTTGGGCGTGGTGCCGCGCCGGTTACGCTCCGCTTCCGACCGCAGTAAATTCTATCGTCTGATTGAAGCCTCCCTGTACGGTGGGATCTCCAGCGCAATTACCCGATCGCTGCGTGATTACCTGCTGCCGGAAAACAGCGGGGTGCGCAAGGCGTTTCAGGACATGGAAGCGGCACTGCGTGAAAACCGTATGACGCTGGAAGCTATCCGGGTGACGCAATCGGATCGCGATCTGTTCAAACATTTGATATCGGAAGCCACCTCCTACGTGGCTGCCGACTATATGCGTCATGCCAATGAGCGACGGGTGCATCTGGATGGTGCGCTGGCGTTGAGACATGACCTGTTTGGCAGCCGTAAGCAGTTGGTACATGAGCAGTATCGCCATGTTGAGATGGCGCGCGAACTGGCGGAACAAACGGACGCCGAAAGCGATTTGGAAACCGATCACCAGGCCGCCAGTGACCACCTGAATCTGGTGCAAACGGCGCTGCGTCAACAGGAAAAGATTGAGCGTTACGACGGCGATTTGGAAGAACTACGTTCGCGTCTGGAAGAGCAGGACATCGTGGTAGAAGAAGCGCGCGAGCAGCTCGAAGAAAACGACGCGCGCGCGCAGGCTGCCGAGCAAGAAGTGGATGAACTGAAAAGCCAGCTCGCCGACTACCAGCAGGCACTGGACGTGCAGCAGACCCGTGCTATCCAGTATCAACAGGCGCAACAGGCATTGGAACGTGCTCGTACGCTCTGTCAGTTGCCGGATTTAACGGCGGATAACGCCGATGAGTGGCTGGAAACCTTCCATGCGCGCGAGCAGGAAGCGACCGAGGTGTTGCTGCAACTGGAACAAACCCTGAGCGTCTCCGATGCGGCACATAACCAGTTTGAACAAGCCTATCAGCTAGTCTGCAAGATTGTGGGTAACGTTTCACGCAGCGATGCCTGGCAAGCAGCGCGTGAGGTGCTGCGCGACAGTACCTCCCAGCGCTATCAGGCCGAACGTGTGCACCCTTTGCGCGGTCGCCTGGCCGAACTGGAACAGCGCCTGCGCGAACAGCAGGAGGCGGAACGCCTGCTGCAAGAGTTTGGTAAACGCTATGGGCAGTCCTGTGAGCCGGAAGACTTGGACAGCTTGCAGCAGGAACTGGAACTGAAGATTGAAACCCTCTCTGCGCTGGTCGCGGAAGCCGGGGAGCGCCGTTTGGCGCTGCGTCAGGAACTGGAGCAGGTCCAGCAACACATCCAGACATTAACCGCGCGTGCACCGGTGTGGCTGGCGGCGCAGGAAGCCCTGACGCAATTAAGTGAACAGAGCGGTGCAACGTTTGCTGATGGTCAGGAAGTCACTGCGCATTTGCAGCAACTGCTGGAGCGCGAGCGTGAAATCACGGTAGAACGTGATGAGGTGGCGGCACGTAAGCGTCACATCGACGATCAAATAGAACGCTTAAGTCAGCCCGGTGGTGCGGAAGATCCGCGAATGGCAGCGCTGGCAGAACGCTTTGGCGGCGTGTTGTTGTCCGAAATTTATGATGACGTGACGCTCGACGATGCGCCGTACTATTCCGCGCTGTACGGACCGTCACGCCATGGCATCGTTGTGGCCGATCTGTCGCTGGTGCGTGAACAGCTTGAAGGGTTGGAGGACTGTCCAGAAGATCTCTATCTGATTGAAGGGGATCCGCAATCATTCGATGACAGCGTCTTTGCGGTAGAAGAGTTGCAGAAAGCGGTGGTGGTTAAAATCGCCGATCGCCAGTGGCGCTATTCGCGTTTCCCTGAGGTGCCGTTGTTTGGTCGCGCCGCGCGCGAAAACCGGCTGGAGAGCTTGCGCGACGAACGTGAAGCGCTGGCGGAGCAGTACGCCACCCTGTCGTTTGACGTGCAGAAAACGCAGCGTTTGCATCAGGCGTTCAGCCGTTTTATCGGTTCTCATCTGGCCATTGCGTTTGATAACGATCCTGAGGCGGCGCTGCGTCCTTTGAACTCACGTCGCGGTGAGTTGGACCGTGCCATCAGCAATTTTGACGCAGAAAACCAGCAGCAGCGCCAGCAATACGATCAGGCCAAAGAGTGTGTTTCATTACTGAACCGCCTGATCCCGCGCGTCAGCTTGTTGTGTGATGATAGTTTGCAGGATCGGGTCGAAGAGATTCGTGACGAACTGGATGCCGCAGAAGAGTCCGCGCATTTTATTACGCAGCACGGTGCGTCATTGGTGAAACTTGAGCCGCTGGTGGCGGTGCTGCAAAGCGATCCGCAGCAGCATGAACAACTGCGTGCACAGTACACCCAGGCGCAAAGCGCGCAGCGTCAGGCGAAACAGCAGGCGTTTGCCTTAACGGAAGTGGTGCAACGTCGCCCGCATTTCAGCTATAGCGACTCAGCGGACATGCTGGGGGAAAATGCCGATTTGAATGACAAATTGCGCCAACGCTTGGATCAGGCAGAAGCCGAACGCACCCGTTCGCGTGAGCAATTGCGTCAGCAGCAGGCGCAGTTAACGCAGTACAGTCAGGTGCAGGCGTCGTTGCGCAGTGCGCATGACGCTAAAAATGAAATGCACAAAGAGCTCATTCAGGAGTTGCAGGAGATCGGCGTGCGCGCTGACGCGGATGCGGAAGCTCGCGCCCGCACCCGCCGTGATGAATTGCATGCTGCCTTGAGTGCCAACCGCACGCGCCGTAATCAGTTGGAGAAACAGATTACTTTCTGTGAAGCGGAAATGGATGGCTTGCAGAAAAAATTGCGCAAGGTGGAACGTGATTATCACCAGATGCGCGAACAGGTGGTGACCGCAAAAGCGGGCTGGTGTGCCGTCATGCGTCTGGTGAAAGACAATGGTGTGGAGTGCCGTTTGCACCGTCGTGAACTGGCCTACATGGATGCAGACGAATTGCGCTCCATGTCGGATAAAGCGTTGGGCGCATTGCGCCTGGCGGTTTCTGATAACGAACATCTGCGCGACGTGCTGCGCGCATCGGAAGATCCCAAGCGGCCTGAGCGCAAAGTGCAGTTCTATATCGCGGTTTACCAGCATCTGCGTGAGCGGATTCGTCAGGATATTATTCGTACCGATGACCCGGTTGAAGCCATCGAGCAGATGGAAATTGAACTTAACCGTCTGACGGAAGAACTGACCGCCCGTGAAAAAATGCTGGCGATCAGTTCCAAGAGCGTGGCGAACATTATCCGTAAAACCATTCAGCGTGAGCAAAACCGCATACGCATGTTGAATCAGGGTTTGCAGGCGGTCGCGTTTGGACAGGTGAAAAGCGTGCGCTTGAACGTCAACGTGCGCGAAACGCACACTACGTTGCTCAATGTGCTCTCAGAACAGCAAGAGATGCATCAGGATCTGTTCAGCAGCAACCGGTTGACCTTCTCGGAAGCGCTGGCGAAGCTTTACCAACGCCTCAACCCTGAAGTGGACATGGGCCAGCGCACTCCGCAAACCATCGGTGAGGAGTTGCTCGATTACCGCAACTACCTTGAGATGGAAGTGGAGGTGAATCGCGGTGCCGATGGCTGGTTGCGTGCAGAGAGCGGCGCGCTTTCCACCGGTGAAGCTATCGGGACCGGGATGTCGATCCTGGTGATGGTAGTGCAGAGCTGGGAAGATGAATCCAAGCGCCTGCGCGGTAAAGATATCATCCCGTGCCGTTTGCTGTTCCTCGATGAAGCCGCGCGTCTGGATGCGAAATCCATCGCCACACTTTTCGAACTGTGCGATCGGTTGGAAATGCAACTGTTGATTGCTGCACCGGAAAATATCAGTCCGGAAAAAGGCACTACTTACAAGCTGGTGCGTAAAGTGTTCCAGAATCAGGAACATGTGCACGTGGTCGGGCTGCGTGGTTTTGGCAGTGAGAGCGAAGCGCCGCAGGTGCAGGCATCGTAG
- the mukE gene encoding chromosome partition protein MukE: protein MSSTTIDKIMPAKLATALANTLFPALDSQLRAGRHIGVEELENHAYLMDFQDVLEEFYARYNVELIRAPEGFFYLRPRSTTLIPRSVLSELDMMVGKILCYLYLSPERLAQEGIFTQQELYEELLSLADENKLLKLVNQRSTGSDLDRQKLQEKVRTSLNRLRRLGMVYFMGNDSSKFRITEAAFRFGADVRSGDDAREAQLRMIRDGEALPLDSGLSLNDEVEEGEGAQDNAAERGEEE from the coding sequence ATTATGCCAGCTAAACTGGCAACGGCGTTAGCCAATACCCTGTTTCCCGCGCTCGACAGCCAACTGCGTGCGGGGCGGCATATCGGTGTGGAAGAGCTGGAGAACCATGCTTACCTGATGGATTTTCAGGACGTGTTGGAGGAGTTCTACGCACGCTATAACGTGGAACTGATCCGCGCGCCAGAGGGCTTCTTCTACCTGCGACCGCGATCGACCACCCTGATCCCGCGCTCGGTGCTGTCCGAGTTGGACATGATGGTGGGAAAAATTCTCTGCTATCTCTACCTCAGTCCAGAGCGGCTGGCGCAAGAAGGCATTTTCACTCAGCAGGAGCTTTATGAAGAGCTGCTGAGTCTGGCCGATGAAAACAAGTTGCTGAAGTTGGTCAACCAGCGTTCTACCGGCTCGGATCTGGATCGGCAGAAATTGCAGGAGAAGGTCAGAACCTCATTGAATCGCCTGCGGCGCTTGGGGATGGTCTACTTCATGGGCAATGACAGCAGCAAATTCCGTATCACTGAAGCGGCCTTCCGTTTCGGTGCCGACGTGCGCAGCGGCGACGATGCGCGTGAAGCACAGTTGCGCATGATCCGTGATGGCGAAGCACTGCCGTTAGACAGCGGCCTGTCGTTGAATGATGAGGTCGAAGAGGGCGAAGGTGCGCAAGACAATGCGGCTGAGCGTGGAGAGGAAGAATAA